In Caldicellulosiruptor morganii, the following proteins share a genomic window:
- a CDS encoding membrane dipeptidase: protein MAGYQTNGADRFAKGINGIEDLPKIKEVLGRFGFSDDQISDILYNNLLNFTRKFLK, encoded by the coding sequence ATGGCAGGATATCAGACAAACGGTGCTGATAGGTTTGCAAAGGGGATAAATGGCATTGAGGATTTGCCCAAAATTAAAGAAGTGCTTGGTAGGTTTGGATTTTCAGATGATCAGATAAGTGATATTCTCTACAATAACCTTTTGAACTTTACACGAAAATTTTTAAAATGA
- a CDS encoding MBL fold metallo-hydrolase: protein MILRVLGARGPYPAKGEATSGYLLETKSGNILIDCGSGVLAKLLEYTTFDDISFIICSHLHADHTSDLGVLRYYFASRGKEIDLFIPSEPQEEYNLIRKGVYRVKNIEENMQIEMGSVKLSFFEGQHPYKSFAIRIEEDGKIFVFSGDTGYKEDFINFCTGADLLLLNSAYTDEEVEKIEESKRYHMSPRQAAAIAKKAGAKLLVLTHLKPECDEKRHLESAKEVFENTVLATQKRIIEF, encoded by the coding sequence ATGATTTTGAGAGTGCTTGGAGCAAGGGGACCATATCCTGCCAAAGGTGAGGCAACTTCCGGGTATCTGCTTGAGACAAAAAGTGGTAATATTCTGATTGACTGTGGAAGTGGTGTTCTGGCAAAGCTTTTGGAGTATACAACTTTTGATGATATTTCTTTTATTATCTGCTCACATCTTCATGCTGACCACACAAGTGATCTTGGGGTTTTGAGGTACTATTTCGCATCCCGTGGCAAAGAGATAGACCTTTTTATTCCATCTGAGCCACAGGAAGAGTACAATTTGATTAGAAAAGGTGTTTACAGAGTGAAAAATATTGAAGAAAATATGCAGATAGAGATGGGAAGTGTAAAACTTTCATTTTTTGAAGGTCAGCATCCTTATAAAAGTTTTGCTATTAGGATAGAAGAGGATGGGAAGATCTTTGTTTTTTCTGGCGATACTGGATACAAAGAGGATTTTATAAACTTTTGCACAGGTGCAGATTTGCTTTTGTTAAACAGTGCATACACAGACGAAGAGGTTGAAAAGATTGAAGAGTCAAAAAGGTACCATATGAGTCCCAGACAGGCGGCAGCTATTGCAAAAAAAGCAGGTGCAAAGCTTCTGGTGCTGACACATTTAAAACCGGAATGTGACGAGAAAAGACATTTGGAGAGCGCAAAAGAAGTTTTTGAAAATACAGTTTTGGCAACACAAAAAAGGATAATAGAATTTTAA
- the metX gene encoding homoserine O-acetyltransferase MetX, which produces MEKFEFWEEGYKKFVKFAHNKDFVLESGKRFGPITVAYETYGEINKEKNNIILITHALTGDSHVARHSEDDPKPGWWDKFVGPGKMFDTNKYFIVCSNVLGGCQGTTGPSSIDPETGKPYGARFPIITIKDMVNVQKKLMEALGIDHILCVVGGSMGGMQALEWAVSYPDFMDGVINIASPLKLNAQSIAFNEVMRRAIMADPNWNGGDYYDKTGPAQGLSIARMLGMITYQSDKLMDRKFNRRMKDPVESFFESFNTEFEVESYLHYQGMKLVQRFDANTYLYLTRAMDLYDLERTYGSEEEALKRIKAKFLLIAITSDILFPLSQMRHMRDKLQKAGVDLVYREIESDYGHDSFLVEEDKYRDIIVEFLELLYNKEMIK; this is translated from the coding sequence TTGGAAAAATTTGAGTTTTGGGAAGAGGGCTACAAAAAGTTTGTAAAATTTGCGCACAACAAAGACTTTGTGCTGGAAAGTGGCAAGAGATTTGGACCAATAACAGTTGCATATGAGACATATGGTGAGATTAACAAAGAAAAAAATAACATAATTTTGATTACTCATGCCCTGACAGGTGACTCTCATGTTGCAAGACATTCAGAAGATGACCCAAAACCGGGCTGGTGGGACAAGTTTGTGGGACCGGGCAAAATGTTTGACACAAACAAATACTTTATTGTCTGCTCAAATGTTCTTGGTGGCTGTCAGGGGACAACAGGACCATCTTCAATTGACCCTGAAACCGGGAAGCCTTATGGGGCAAGGTTTCCTATTATAACCATAAAAGACATGGTAAATGTTCAGAAAAAACTTATGGAGGCGCTTGGGATAGATCATATCCTCTGTGTTGTTGGTGGGTCAATGGGGGGTATGCAAGCTTTAGAGTGGGCTGTGAGCTACCCGGATTTTATGGATGGAGTGATAAATATTGCATCGCCGCTGAAACTCAATGCCCAGTCTATTGCCTTTAATGAGGTTATGAGAAGAGCTATTATGGCAGACCCTAACTGGAACGGTGGAGATTACTATGACAAAACAGGTCCTGCTCAAGGTCTTTCTATAGCAAGAATGCTTGGCATGATAACTTATCAGTCAGACAAATTAATGGATAGAAAGTTCAATCGGAGAATGAAAGACCCTGTTGAGAGCTTTTTTGAATCCTTCAATACCGAGTTTGAGGTGGAGAGCTATCTTCACTATCAGGGTATGAAACTTGTTCAGAGGTTTGATGCAAACACCTATCTTTATCTCACACGTGCAATGGATCTTTATGACTTGGAAAGAACATATGGTAGTGAAGAAGAAGCGCTCAAAAGGATAAAAGCCAAGTTTCTTTTAATAGCAATAACCTCTGATATTCTATTTCCGCTGAGCCAGATGAGGCATATGAGAGACAAGCTTCAAAAAGCAGGTGTTGATTTGGTTTACAGAGAGATTGAGTCAGATTATGGTCATGACTCTTTTTTGGTTGAAGAAGACAAGTACAGGGATATAATTGTTGAGTTTTTGGAATTACTTTATAACAAGGAGATGATAAAATGA
- a CDS encoding O-acetylhomoserine aminocarboxypropyltransferase/cysteine synthase family protein, with amino-acid sequence MDERKFGFDTLQLHAGQFIDSQTKSRAVPIYQTTSYVFDTPEEAADLFALKKAGNIYTRIGNPTTEVLEKRIAALDGGVGAVATSSGQAAITYAILNIARSGDEIVAASTLYGGTYTLFAHTLRKLGIKVVFVNPDYPEEFEKAITERTKAIFVETLGNPNINIPDFEAIAEIAHKNRIPFIVDNTFATPYLFKPIEHGADIVVYSMTKFLGGHGTSIAGAVVDSGKFEWNEKFPDLTEPDPSYHGLVYTKEFGNAAYITKLRLTLLRDIGACISPFNSFLILLGIETLSLRMQKHVDNAMKLAKYLSEHPKVEWVNYPALEGNKYYDLYRKYMPKGPGAIFTFGPRGGYDAAKKIINNVRLFSHLANVGDAKSLIIHPASTTHQQLTEEEQRQAGVLPEMIRLSVGIEDIEDLIYDIESALKKV; translated from the coding sequence ATGGATGAAAGAAAGTTTGGTTTTGACACTTTACAGCTTCATGCAGGACAGTTTATTGACAGCCAGACAAAATCAAGAGCTGTTCCAATTTACCAGACAACCTCATATGTCTTTGATACGCCCGAAGAAGCAGCTGACCTGTTTGCTCTCAAAAAAGCTGGAAACATCTACACACGAATAGGAAATCCGACAACCGAAGTTCTGGAAAAGAGAATAGCTGCCCTTGATGGTGGTGTTGGAGCTGTTGCAACATCTTCAGGACAGGCTGCAATTACCTATGCGATTTTGAACATCGCAAGAAGCGGTGACGAAATTGTGGCTGCTTCAACCTTATATGGTGGGACATATACTTTGTTTGCTCACACTTTGAGAAAGCTCGGGATTAAAGTAGTATTTGTAAATCCAGATTATCCGGAGGAATTTGAAAAGGCTATAACAGAAAGGACAAAAGCCATTTTTGTTGAGACCCTTGGCAATCCCAACATAAATATTCCTGATTTTGAAGCCATTGCAGAGATTGCACACAAAAACCGAATTCCTTTTATTGTGGATAACACATTTGCAACTCCTTATCTGTTCAAACCAATTGAACATGGAGCTGACATTGTTGTATATTCTATGACAAAGTTTCTGGGCGGGCACGGTACATCAATTGCAGGTGCGGTTGTCGACTCCGGAAAGTTTGAATGGAACGAAAAATTCCCTGACCTGACAGAACCGGACCCGAGTTATCACGGGCTTGTCTATACAAAAGAGTTCGGCAATGCAGCATATATAACAAAGCTGAGACTTACACTGCTCAGAGATATAGGTGCATGCATATCACCGTTTAATTCATTTTTAATTTTACTTGGAATTGAAACACTTTCACTCAGAATGCAAAAGCATGTTGACAATGCAATGAAACTGGCAAAGTATTTAAGTGAACATCCAAAAGTAGAGTGGGTGAACTACCCGGCCTTAGAGGGTAACAAATACTATGACCTTTACAGGAAATACATGCCCAAAGGTCCGGGTGCTATATTTACATTTGGACCCAGAGGTGGTTATGATGCAGCAAAAAAAATAATTAATAATGTCAGGCTGTTTTCACACTTAGCAAATGTTGGAGACGCAAAGTCGCTTATTATTCATCCTGCGTCAACCACACATCAGCAGCTTACAGAAGAAGAACAGAGGCAGGCAGGCGTTTTGCCCGAGATGATAAGACTTTCTGTCGGTATTGAAGATATTGAGGATTTAATATATGATATTGAGAGTGCACTAAAGAAAGTGTAA
- the yhbY gene encoding ribosome assembly RNA-binding protein YhbY, translating to MLTSRQRAKLRAMANTLDAIVHIGKEGITENVLRQIDEALSKRELVKISIEKNCEIQPKEAIEMVCRSLNAEPVQVIGRKIVIYRRAEENPRIQI from the coding sequence GTGCTTACATCCAGACAAAGAGCAAAGCTAAGAGCAATGGCAAATACCCTTGATGCAATTGTTCACATCGGCAAGGAAGGCATTACCGAAAATGTGCTGAGACAAATAGATGAGGCATTGTCCAAAAGAGAACTTGTTAAAATTTCTATTGAGAAGAATTGCGAAATACAGCCCAAAGAGGCAATAGAAATGGTTTGCAGGAGTCTGAATGCTGAGCCTGTACAGGTAATCGGCAGAAAGATTGTGATTTACAGAAGGGCAGAAGAAAATCCAAGAATTCAGATTTAA
- the obgE gene encoding GTPase ObgE: protein MFVDIAKIYVKAGDGGDGIVAFRREKYIPAGGPAGGDGGKGGDVIFVADRELNTLLDFKYKRHYKAQNGERGGPNNMHGKDGEDLIIKVPVGTVIKDAETGEIIADLSREGDRAIVAHGGRGGRGNAHFATATRQVPRFAEVGEKGDELWVILELKVLADVGLIGYPNVGKSTFLSVATNARPEIANYPFTTKYPNLGIVYISEGESFVLADIPGLIEGASEGAGLGHQFLRHVERTKVLIHIVDVSGSEGREPVEDFMKINEELKKYSPELARKPQIVAANKMDLPDAQAYFELFKEEIEKMGYEVYPISAATGMGVKEVLKRAYEILKQQKATEREEEDDERPRTFVYYKKKDVKPLTVRKENGVYVVEGTVVEKVARNIVLNDHDSFRYFQNFLNRLGVFDRLREMGIQDGDIVRILDVEFEYYE, encoded by the coding sequence ATGTTTGTGGACATTGCAAAGATTTATGTCAAAGCAGGGGACGGCGGAGATGGTATAGTAGCCTTCAGACGTGAAAAGTACATTCCAGCGGGTGGTCCTGCAGGAGGAGATGGCGGGAAAGGCGGAGATGTTATATTTGTTGCTGATAGGGAGCTGAACACCCTGCTTGATTTTAAATACAAAAGACATTACAAGGCACAAAATGGTGAGCGTGGCGGACCTAACAATATGCATGGCAAAGACGGCGAAGATTTGATAATAAAGGTTCCTGTTGGAACTGTAATAAAAGATGCTGAAACTGGTGAGATAATTGCTGACCTGTCGAGAGAAGGCGACAGAGCAATTGTTGCCCACGGTGGTAGAGGTGGCAGAGGAAATGCCCATTTTGCAACAGCCACAAGGCAAGTTCCAAGGTTTGCTGAGGTTGGGGAGAAAGGGGACGAGCTTTGGGTAATTTTGGAGCTAAAAGTCTTAGCAGATGTTGGACTGATTGGCTATCCAAACGTTGGTAAGTCAACATTCTTGTCTGTTGCAACAAACGCAAGACCTGAGATAGCAAACTATCCATTTACAACAAAGTATCCCAACCTTGGGATTGTATATATTAGCGAGGGTGAAAGCTTTGTTCTTGCCGACATTCCAGGGCTTATTGAAGGGGCAAGTGAAGGAGCAGGTCTTGGGCATCAATTTTTGCGACATGTTGAAAGGACAAAGGTTTTGATTCATATTGTTGATGTGTCGGGAAGTGAGGGAAGAGAGCCTGTGGAAGATTTTATGAAAATCAATGAGGAGCTGAAAAAATACAGTCCTGAGCTTGCCAGAAAGCCTCAAATTGTTGCTGCAAATAAGATGGACCTGCCGGATGCCCAGGCGTATTTTGAACTTTTCAAAGAAGAGATTGAAAAGATGGGGTATGAAGTGTATCCCATCTCTGCCGCAACAGGTATGGGTGTAAAAGAGGTTTTGAAAAGGGCCTATGAAATTTTGAAGCAGCAGAAAGCAACTGAAAGAGAAGAAGAAGATGATGAAAGACCACGAACGTTTGTGTATTACAAGAAAAAGGATGTAAAACCCCTGACTGTCAGAAAAGAAAATGGAGTTTATGTTGTGGAAGGTACAGTTGTAGAGAAGGTTGCAAGGAACATAGTTTTAAATGACCATGACTCATTCAGGTATTTTCAAAATTTCTTGAACAGGCTTGGAGTTTTTGACAGGTTAAGAGAGATGGGGATTCAGGATGGAGATATTGTGAGGATACTTGATGTTGAGTTTGAGTATTATGAATAA
- the rpmA gene encoding 50S ribosomal protein L27, giving the protein MKLIFDIQLFAHKKAGGSTRNGRDSESKRLGVKRSDGQFVLAGNILVRQRGTKFHPGKNVGRGGDDTLFALVTGYVKFENKRGRKVVSVIPAEEMVAAQ; this is encoded by the coding sequence ATGAAGTTAATATTTGACATTCAGCTGTTTGCACACAAGAAAGCTGGTGGTTCAACAAGAAACGGAAGAGACAGCGAGTCAAAAAGACTTGGTGTTAAAAGGTCAGACGGTCAGTTTGTTTTGGCAGGAAACATCTTGGTAAGACAGAGGGGAACTAAATTCCACCCAGGCAAGAATGTCGGTCGTGGTGGAGATGACACACTTTTTGCTTTAGTTACAGGGTATGTAAAGTTTGAAAACAAGAGAGGAAGAAAAGTTGTGTCTGTTATTCCAGCTGAAGAGATGGTTGCTGCTCAATAA
- a CDS encoding ribosomal-processing cysteine protease Prp — translation MIEATFLKSQKKGYYKIVVKGHSHFAPKGKDIVCSAVSSIVLANVNGCIEILKAEHSLEQKEGYLEFEVLNNNEEVTKGCSLLLQTAYLALKELESQYPKYVKVEVKEDEVNI, via the coding sequence ATGATTGAAGCTACTTTTTTAAAATCACAAAAGAAAGGGTATTATAAAATAGTTGTCAAAGGGCACAGCCATTTTGCTCCGAAAGGTAAAGATATTGTTTGCAGTGCAGTCTCTTCAATAGTACTTGCAAATGTAAATGGCTGTATTGAGATATTGAAAGCTGAGCATTCGTTAGAACAAAAAGAAGGCTATTTAGAATTTGAAGTGCTAAATAACAATGAAGAAGTAACAAAGGGCTGTTCGCTTCTTCTTCAAACAGCATATTTAGCGTTAAAAGAGTTAGAATCTCAGTATCCAAAATATGTTAAAGTGGAGGTGAAAGAGGATGAAGTTAATATTTGA
- the rplU gene encoding 50S ribosomal protein L21, translated as MYAIIETGGKQYKVQEGDVLKVEKLKADVDSVVKIDKVLAISSDDGFVVGKPYVDGAYVEAKVLEHAKDKKIIVFTYKSKTGYHRKLGHRQWYTKIQITKIAK; from the coding sequence ATGTATGCAATAATTGAAACAGGTGGAAAGCAATATAAGGTGCAGGAAGGCGACGTTTTAAAGGTTGAAAAATTAAAAGCTGATGTTGACTCTGTGGTAAAGATTGATAAGGTGTTGGCAATTTCGTCTGACGATGGGTTTGTTGTTGGAAAGCCATATGTAGATGGCGCATATGTTGAAGCAAAGGTTTTAGAACATGCAAAGGATAAGAAAATCATAGTATTTACTTACAAATCAAAAACAGGTTACCACAGAAAACTTGGACATCGCCAGTGGTATACAAAGATTCAGATAACAAAAATAGCAAAGTAA